A window of the Henckelia pumila isolate YLH828 chromosome 3, ASM3356847v2, whole genome shotgun sequence genome harbors these coding sequences:
- the LOC140886697 gene encoding cationic amino acid transporter 2, vacuolar isoform X2, whose amino-acid sequence MGFLGDAQKDCSDGGGKCVAGGLRCLVRRKQVDSSHSKSSSSGSGHNQLAKALSIPHLVAIGVGATIGAGVYILVGTVAREHSGPALTFSFLIAGIAAALSAFCYAELASRCPSAGSAYHYSYICVGEGVAWLIGWALILEYTIGGSAVARGISPNLAMLFGGPNSLPSFLARQTIPGLDIVVDPCATALIFVVTGLLCVGIKESTFVQGIVTSANICAMIFVIIAGGYLGIKTGWPGYELSTGYLPFGADGMLAGASTVFFAYIGFDAVASTAEEVKNPQRDLPLGIGLSLSLCCTLYMLVSAIIVGLVPYYAMDPDTPISSAFASHGVKWAAYVIAAGACTALCSTLMGSILPQPRILMAMARDGLLPSFFSDVNKSTQVPVKSTVVTGLLAGVLAFFMDVDQLSGMVSVGTLLAFTMVAISVLILRYVPPDEVPLPAHFQEAIDSVSLRYSNSNSPGNIDVENTKDHAISPESSVPLLADKEIAVEYPLVEKAVRKFNFILSEGNRRKIAGWSILLTCVGVLVLTSAASSRSLNSGIGGFLLLSGLVSLTCMDQDEARHSFGHTGGFICPFIPLLPIASILINVYLLINLGSATWFRVSVWLAVGVFIYIFYGRKHSSLQDAVYVPATRVNEIYETSCNSLP is encoded by the exons ATGGGTTTTCTTGGTGACGCACAGAAAGATTGTAGTGATGGTGGAGGAAAGTGTGTTGCTGGGGGTTTAAGATGTCTCGTGAGGAGAAAACAGGTTGATTCTTCTCATTCGAAGTCGTCTTCCTCTGGAAGTGGTCATAATCAATTGGCCAAGGCTTTGAGTATACCTCATCTCGTTGCCATCG GAGTTGGTGCAACAATTGGCGCTGGGGTTTACATTCTCGTTGGTACCGTGGCTAGGGAGCATTCAGGGCCAGCCCTTACCTTTTCCTTTCTTATAGCGGGAATAGCGGCTGCCCTATCTGCTTTCTGTTACGCTGAGCTAGCAAGTCGATGCCCCTCTGCTGGAAGTGCATATCATTATTCTTACATTTGTGTCGGAGAAGG TGTTGCTTGGTTGATTGGTTGGGCATTGATATTGGAATACACCATTGGAGGATCGGCTGTTGCTCGTGGCATATCCCCTAATCTG GCCATGCTTTTTGGAGGTCCAAATAGTCTCCCTTCTTTTCTAGCTCGCCAGACTATTCCCGGGCTTGATATCGTGGTTGATCCATGTGCAACTGCCTTAATTTTTGTGGTCACAGGGCTTTTGTGCGTGGGAATCAAGGAG AGTACATTTGTCCAAGGAATTGTAACTTCGGCAAATATATGTGCCATGATCTTTGTCATTATAGCTGGTGGATATTTAGGCATTAAGACTGGATGGCCTGGCTATGAACTTTCCACTGG GTATCTTCCTTTTGGGGCTGATGGTATGCTTGCTGGTGCTTCCACTGTGTTTTTTGCATATATAGGATTTGATGCGGTTGCTAGTACAGCAGAAGAG GTAAAAAATCCCCAAAGGGACCTACCACTGGGCATTGGTTTATCATTGTCCTTATGTTGCACGCTGTATATGCTAGTTTCTGCGATCATAGTTGGTTTAGTACCCTATTACGCTATGGATCCTGACACTCCAATTTCCTCTGCCTTTGCTAGCCATGGCGTTAAATGGGCAGC TTATGTTATAGCTGCCGGAGCTTGTACTGCTCTTTGTTCAACGTTGATGGGGTCAATCCTGCCACAG CCACGAATTCTAATGGCAATGGCTAGAGATGGACTGCTGCCGTCATTTTTTTCAGATGTCAATAAAAGCACTCAAGTCCCTGTCAAAAGCACCGTAGTAACCGGTTTACTTGCTGGAGTCTTGGCATTCTTCATGGATGTGGACCAGTTATCGGGAATG GTTAGTGTTGGCACACTTCTTGCATTTACAATGGTGGCAATCTCGGTGCTGATACTGAGATATGTCCCACCAGATGAGGTTCCTCTTCCGGCACATTTTCAGGAAGCAATAGATTCAGTTTCACTGCGTTACAGCAACAGCAATAGTCCTGGAAACATCGATGTGGAGAACACAAAAGATCATGCCATATCTCCGGAGAGCAGTGTTCCACTTTTAGCAGACAAAGAAATAGCTGTTGAATATCCTCTGGTAGAGAAAGCAGTGAGGAAATTCAACT TTATTTTAAGTGAAGGAAATCGTAGAAAGATTGCTGGCTGGTCAATCTTGCTTACATGTGTTGGTGTACTAGTTCTAACTTCAGCAGCTTCAAGTAGGAGCCTTAACAG TGGAATTGGCGGTTTTCTTCTTCTGTCTGGCCTGGTATCACTCACCTGTATGGATCAAGATGAAGCAAGGCATAGTTTTGGGCACACTGGAG GTTTCATTTGCCCATTCATTCCACTGCTACCTATCGCTTCCATACTCATCAATGTCTACTTATTAATTAATCTCGG ATCTGCTACTTGGTTCCGTGTTTCTGTATGGCTGGCGGTAGGAGTATTTATCTACATTTTCTATGGCCGGAAGCACAGCTCGTTGCAGGATGCAGTCTACGTTCCTGCAACTCGGGTCAATGAAATATATGAGACTTCTTGCAACTCTCTGCCGTAG
- the LOC140886697 gene encoding cationic amino acid transporter 2, vacuolar isoform X1, producing MGFLGDAQKDCSDGGGKCVAGGLRCLVRRKQVDSSHSKSSSSGSGHNQLAKALSIPHLVAIGVGATIGAGVYILVGTVAREHSGPALTFSFLIAGIAAALSAFCYAELASRCPSAGSAYHYSYICVGEGVAWLIGWALILEYTIGGSAVARGISPNLAMLFGGPNSLPSFLARQTIPGLDIVVDPCATALIFVVTGLLCVGIKESTFVQGIVTSANICAMIFVIIAGGYLGIKTGWPGYELSTGYLPFGADGMLAGASTVFFAYIGFDAVASTAEEVKNPQRDLPLGIGLSLSLCCTLYMLVSAIIVGLVPYYAMDPDTPISSAFASHGVKWAAYVIAAGACTALCSTLMGSILPQPRILMAMARDGLLPSFFSDVNKSTQVPVKSTVVTGLLAGVLAFFMDVDQLSGMVSVGTLLAFTMVAISVLILRYVPPDEVPLPAHFQEAIDSVSLRYSNSNSPGNIDVENTKDHAISPESSVPLLADKEIAVEYPLVEKAVRKFNFILSEGNRRKIAGWSILLTCVGVLVLTSAASSRSLNSSLRYSLSGIGGFLLLSGLVSLTCMDQDEARHSFGHTGGFICPFIPLLPIASILINVYLLINLGSATWFRVSVWLAVGVFIYIFYGRKHSSLQDAVYVPATRVNEIYETSCNSLP from the exons ATGGGTTTTCTTGGTGACGCACAGAAAGATTGTAGTGATGGTGGAGGAAAGTGTGTTGCTGGGGGTTTAAGATGTCTCGTGAGGAGAAAACAGGTTGATTCTTCTCATTCGAAGTCGTCTTCCTCTGGAAGTGGTCATAATCAATTGGCCAAGGCTTTGAGTATACCTCATCTCGTTGCCATCG GAGTTGGTGCAACAATTGGCGCTGGGGTTTACATTCTCGTTGGTACCGTGGCTAGGGAGCATTCAGGGCCAGCCCTTACCTTTTCCTTTCTTATAGCGGGAATAGCGGCTGCCCTATCTGCTTTCTGTTACGCTGAGCTAGCAAGTCGATGCCCCTCTGCTGGAAGTGCATATCATTATTCTTACATTTGTGTCGGAGAAGG TGTTGCTTGGTTGATTGGTTGGGCATTGATATTGGAATACACCATTGGAGGATCGGCTGTTGCTCGTGGCATATCCCCTAATCTG GCCATGCTTTTTGGAGGTCCAAATAGTCTCCCTTCTTTTCTAGCTCGCCAGACTATTCCCGGGCTTGATATCGTGGTTGATCCATGTGCAACTGCCTTAATTTTTGTGGTCACAGGGCTTTTGTGCGTGGGAATCAAGGAG AGTACATTTGTCCAAGGAATTGTAACTTCGGCAAATATATGTGCCATGATCTTTGTCATTATAGCTGGTGGATATTTAGGCATTAAGACTGGATGGCCTGGCTATGAACTTTCCACTGG GTATCTTCCTTTTGGGGCTGATGGTATGCTTGCTGGTGCTTCCACTGTGTTTTTTGCATATATAGGATTTGATGCGGTTGCTAGTACAGCAGAAGAG GTAAAAAATCCCCAAAGGGACCTACCACTGGGCATTGGTTTATCATTGTCCTTATGTTGCACGCTGTATATGCTAGTTTCTGCGATCATAGTTGGTTTAGTACCCTATTACGCTATGGATCCTGACACTCCAATTTCCTCTGCCTTTGCTAGCCATGGCGTTAAATGGGCAGC TTATGTTATAGCTGCCGGAGCTTGTACTGCTCTTTGTTCAACGTTGATGGGGTCAATCCTGCCACAG CCACGAATTCTAATGGCAATGGCTAGAGATGGACTGCTGCCGTCATTTTTTTCAGATGTCAATAAAAGCACTCAAGTCCCTGTCAAAAGCACCGTAGTAACCGGTTTACTTGCTGGAGTCTTGGCATTCTTCATGGATGTGGACCAGTTATCGGGAATG GTTAGTGTTGGCACACTTCTTGCATTTACAATGGTGGCAATCTCGGTGCTGATACTGAGATATGTCCCACCAGATGAGGTTCCTCTTCCGGCACATTTTCAGGAAGCAATAGATTCAGTTTCACTGCGTTACAGCAACAGCAATAGTCCTGGAAACATCGATGTGGAGAACACAAAAGATCATGCCATATCTCCGGAGAGCAGTGTTCCACTTTTAGCAGACAAAGAAATAGCTGTTGAATATCCTCTGGTAGAGAAAGCAGTGAGGAAATTCAACT TTATTTTAAGTGAAGGAAATCGTAGAAAGATTGCTGGCTGGTCAATCTTGCTTACATGTGTTGGTGTACTAGTTCTAACTTCAGCAGCTTCAAGTAGGAGCCTTAACAG CTCTCTTCGTTATTCACTCAGTGGAATTGGCGGTTTTCTTCTTCTGTCTGGCCTGGTATCACTCACCTGTATGGATCAAGATGAAGCAAGGCATAGTTTTGGGCACACTGGAG GTTTCATTTGCCCATTCATTCCACTGCTACCTATCGCTTCCATACTCATCAATGTCTACTTATTAATTAATCTCGG ATCTGCTACTTGGTTCCGTGTTTCTGTATGGCTGGCGGTAGGAGTATTTATCTACATTTTCTATGGCCGGAAGCACAGCTCGTTGCAGGATGCAGTCTACGTTCCTGCAACTCGGGTCAATGAAATATATGAGACTTCTTGCAACTCTCTGCCGTAG
- the LOC140890713 gene encoding zinc finger protein VAR3, chloroplastic-like: protein MGGATRFITLLAAPFQPLRPSFLLLRHRLSTLKTSTLRPFALSSSYNTKPRHSHLVSSFHSQPNNLNLSANSQQQHHHPWPEWTHFLNFLSDRQGWTWSAPSPVDLKIPSEDAFVVYEELSDDFVLAASNCLAFARDRPNLLGLLSRRNIEAVVSNGTPFLFKSALDCARRMRAFLGADQGNGSEYEYATTIDLMKYIISYASNPTVSSGKNGLYSRELVDSSICNLLHELGAVSGAPTGSAPAQEQQLSARHGQTPRSLGRNIEMKRGDWVCSKCNFMNFARNMKCLECEEPKPKRQLTGGEWDCPQCNFFNYGRNLVCLRCDCRRPGAPLLNAINSGSGSGYNGDYQFKANIDSRMVENEGELNRFSEISPRDSDVEHLKILPIRNQETVSSEARNQGTVSSETQHFSGNFQFPKDSGGEIKVSEQSEKSENWFKKVVDLYDDKDLPGTISDEDFSAQMPMRKGDNQFVVTKKKDRSLTSPKYKRQVALDQGKGSNFVPFVPIPPGYFAIKQTEQPDGLDSSGESTSNNSSQKTPIQTENFDSSRHIEVPTKDDKTVSSETSVFANKFIVDTSTESRRDNPPTSTESSQPSNNFVTPPNSSPDQSSITSHSFNNNSGKPKTSGYENVRSSWTGKSLEGSAVKEPDPLDMSEEAKAERWFKRVTQISDISELSQIPDEDFPSIMPMRKGVNRFVVSKRKTPLERRLTSQQYRRSLPIVSTDHVKNETDNSS from the exons ATGGGCGGCGCCACCAGATTCATTACCCTCCTTGCCGCCCCATTCCAACCTCTCCGACCATCCTTTCTCCTCCTCCGCCACCGCCTCTCTACTCTCAAGACCTCTACCCTCCGCCCTTTCGCTCTCTCCTCCTCTTACAATACCAAACCCCGCCATTCTCACCTTGTCAGCTCATTTCACTCTCAACCCAACAATCTCAACTTATCGGCCAACTCCCAGCAACAGCACCACCACCCCTGGCCTGAATGGACTCATTTTCTCAATTTTTTGTCAGATAGACAGGGTTGGACTTGGTCGGCTCCTAGCCCCGTGGACTTGAAAATACCTTCTGAGGATGCGTTTGTTGTGTACGAGGAATTATCTGACGATTTCGTGCTTGCTGCTTCTAATTGCTTGGCGTTTGCGCGGGACAGACCGAACCTTCTTGG ATTGCTTTCAAGGAGGAACATTGAAGCAGTTGTTTCAAATGGAACTCCCTTTTTATTTAAAAGTGCGCTCGACTGTGCAAGGAGGATGAGGGCGTTTCTAGGAGCTGATCAAGGCAAT GGGTCAGAGTATGAGTACGCAACAACGATTGATCTAATGAAGTATATAATCAGTTATGCAAGCAATCCAACTGTTTCTTCTGGGAAGAATGGTTTGTATAGTAGGGAACTTGTTGATTCATCCATCTGTAATTTGTTGCATGAGCTGGGTGCTGTAAGTGGGGCTCCAACAGGTTCTGCTCCTGCTCAAGAGCAACAGTTGTCAGCCAGACACGGACAAACACCAAGATCACTTGGACGAAATATTGAAATGAAGAGAGGAGACTGGGTCTGCTCAAA ATGCAATTTCATGAACTTCGCTAGAAACATGAAATGTCTTGAATGTGAAGAACCCAAACCAAAGAGACAGCTGACCGGAGGGGAGTGGGATTGCCCTCA ATGCAATTTCTTTAATTATGGGAGGAATTTGGTTTGCTTGAGATGTGACTGCAGAAGACCCGGCGCCCCCTTACTCAACGCCATTAACTCTGGGTCAGGCTCGGGTTATAACGGGGATTATCAATTCAAAGCCAATATAGATAGTCGAATGGTTGAGAATGAAGGGGAGCTGAATCGATTTTCGGAAATTTCCCCTCGAGATTCAGATGTGGAGCATTTGAAAATCCTACCTATCAGAAACCAAGAAACTGTTTCATCTGAGGCCAGGAATCAAGGTACGGTCAGCAGTGAGACTCAGCATTTCTCTGGTAATTTTCAGTTTCCAAAAGATTCAGGTGGCGAAATTAAAGTGTCCGAGCAATCTGAAAAATCAGAAAACTGGTTCAAGAAAGTGGTAGATTTGTATGATGACAAGGACTTGCCTGGTACAATTTCCGATGAGGATTTTTCTGCACAGATGCCAATGCGCAAGGGAGACAACCAATTTGTCGTCACCAAGAAAAAGGATCGTTCTCTAACTTCACCCAAGTACAAAAGACAGGTAGCTTTGGATCAAGGAAAAGGTTCAAACTTTGTTCCTTTTGTTCCAATCCCTCCTGGCTACTTTGCTATAAAGCAAACAGAGCAACCTGATGGCCTAGATTCTTCGGGAGAAAGTACAAGTAACAACTCTTCCCAAAAAACACCTATCCAAACAGAAAATTTTGACAGCTCTAGACATATTGAGGTGCCAACAAAAGACGACAAAACAGTGAGCTCGGAGACTTCTGTTTTTGCTAATAAGTTTATAGTTGATACAAGTACTGAGTCCAGAAGGGATAACCCACCGACGAGCACAGAATCTTCACAGCCGTCAAATAATTTTGTAACACCTCCCAATTCGAGCCCTGATCAGAGTTCAATCACgtcccactctttcaataataATTCGGGAAAACCGAAAACATCTGGATATGAGAATGTTCGAAGTAGCTGGACAGGAAAGAGCTTGGAGGGGTCGGCTGTGAAGGAACCAGATCCTCTAGACATGTCGGAAGAGGCAAAGGCTGAACGGTGGTTCAAACGTGTTACACAAATAAGTGATATTTCTGAACTTAGCCAGATCCCAGATGAAGATTTCCCCTCGATAATGCCGATGCGGAAAGGTGTGAACAGGTTTGTTGTGAGCAAGAGGAAAACGCCCCTGGAGAGGAGGCTGACTTCCCAGCAGTATAGGAGAAGTCTACCTATTGTGAGTACTGATCATGTGAAAAATGAAACTGATAATAGTAGTTAA